The Urocitellus parryii isolate mUroPar1 chromosome 6, mUroPar1.hap1, whole genome shotgun sequence genome includes a window with the following:
- the Islr gene encoding immunoglobulin superfamily containing leucine-rich repeat protein yields MQELRLLCWAVLLGLVQSCPEPCDCGEKYGFQIADCAYRDLEAVPPGFPANVTTLSLSANRLPGLPEGAFREVPLLQSLWLAHNEIRTVAAGALSPLGHLKSLDLSHNLISDFAWSDLHNLSALQLLKMDSNELTSIPRDAFRSLSALRSLQLNHNRLHTVAEGTFTPLTALSHLQINDNPFDCTCGIVWLKTWALATAVSIPEQDNIACTSPHVLKGTPLSRLPPLPCSAPSVQLSYQPSQDGAELRPGFVLALHCDVDGQPAPQLHWHIQTPGGTVEIASPNVGTDGRALPGTPAASSRPRFQAFANGSLLIPDFGKLEEGTYSCLATNELGSAESSVNVALATPGEGGEDALGRRFHGKAVEGKGCYTVDNEVQPSGPEDNVVIIYLSRAGSPETAAAGEGATGQQLPGLFLLGQSLLIFFLASF; encoded by the coding sequence ATGCAGGAGCTGCGCCTGCTCTGCTGGGCAGTTCTCCTGGGCCTGGTGCAGTCCTGTCCCGAGCCCTGTGATTGTGGGGAGAAGTACGGCTTCCAGATTGCCGACTGTGCCTACCGCGATCTGGAGGCTGTGCCACCTGGCTTCCCAGCCAATGTGACCACACTGAGCCTGTCAGCTAACCGGCTGCCAGGCTTGCCAGAAGGGGCCTTCAGGGAGGTGCCCCTGCTGCAGTCACTGTGGCTGGCACACAACGAGATCCGCACAGTGGCTGCCGGTGCCCTGTCCCCTCTGGGACACCTTAAGAGCCTGGACCTCAGTCACAACCTCATCTCTGACTTTGCCTGGAGTGACCTGCACAACCTCAGTGCCCTCCAGTTGCTCAAGATGGACAGCAATGAGCTGACCTCTATCCCCCGCGATGCCTTCCGCAGCCTCAGTGCGCTGCGCTCCCTGCAGCTCAACCACAACCGCCTACACACGGTGGCCGAGGGCACCTTCACACCTCTCACAGCACTGTCCCACCTGCAGATCAACGACAATCCCTTCGACTGTACCTGTGGCATTGTGTGGCTCAAGACATGGGCCCTGGCCACGGCTGTGTCCATCCCGGAGCAAGACAATATTGCCTGCACTTCGCCCCACGTGCTCAAGGGCACTCCGCTCAGCCGCCTGCCACCACTGCCTTGCTCCGCCCCCTCAGTGCAGCTCAGTTACCAGCCAAGCCAGGATGGTGCTGAGCTGCGGCCTGGCTTCGTGCTGGCACTCCACTGTGATGTGGACGGGCAGCCGGCCCCCCAGCTTCACTGGCACATCCAGACACCGGGCGGCACTGTGGAGATTGCCAGCCCCAACGTGGGCACTGATGGGCGTGCCCTGCCTGGCACCCCAGCAGCCAGCAGCCGACCGCGCTTCCAGGCCTTTGCCAATGGCAGCCTGCTCATCCCCGACTTTGGCAAGCTGGAGGAGGGTACCTACAGCTGCCTGGCCACCAACGAACTGGGCAGCGCTGAGAGCTCAGTGAACGTGGCACTGGCCACACCGGGCGAAGGCGGGGAGGATGCACTGGGGCGCAGGTTCCATGGCAAAGCGGTGGAAGGCAAGGGCTGCTATACGGTTGACAACGAGGTGCAGCCATCTGGGCCTGAGGACAACGTGGTCATCATCTACCTCAGCCGCGCTGGGAGCCCTGAGACTGCAGCAGCAGGGGAAGGGGCCACCGGGCAGCAGCTCCCAGGCCTGTTCCTGCTGGGCCAGAGCCTCCTCATCttcttccttgcttctttctAG